The Mercenaria mercenaria strain notata chromosome 8, MADL_Memer_1, whole genome shotgun sequence genome has a segment encoding these proteins:
- the LOC128545985 gene encoding uncharacterized protein LOC128545985 — MKISALEMKMISLESLINEQTKEIKRLKTDDSAQKEQSEYEKSKLELQKSLIEFYREDILRMSALPQQQEGNLCDFKDVYVRPRMVIESKGNEADVLSMSDIFTKDNKTIKSIYVLGEAGSGKSSFCKSLINYWCLAHSEEEQSIEDEFSGVREMKKFNFLFHLPLRHYTEKTRIKEMLEEKYEHPALTKLLEIESRTCLFILDGLDEWASTPSKRPPERDALKQYTVLITSRPWKIATLGISDNEIRQKIIIKGFDDKASLKNMIGKTVPILNKTFEKDKVSSDCEMALENQSVENLKHTAIMLQQLICLWFDDKLRSETSRCALYSEMLDLFFDWHEKKYPDDPLFTEMMKKSEDLKNVELPRYLRDTEVCKSYSYIIQDVSQLAYETLFNNTKETSLSFDSSTFERLKISKEVKSCCLKLGILSEDKCISFSASKSRRSAIAFVHKSLQEYLAAVYIAIRCEKHTAPSADSGNADLSDHCAQRIKDIFSKCTTLDEVLEQANVFIMLCGLEPRIATFISKYIYDIVTVDKRVQEYRREIYVDFGHIHLITNIQKCIINCIEEVQACQTRIQSNFYLGDIIVGNRHYIQTDYHLLCTNVISPDSVISCNFYTGAFDFMNIMRVLKYFTKYQRLKAINIGDFHAKINGKDTKSICDVIEGNTSTLKTLCVGLLKEAEGKRIFRTIVRRLPEMSRLVTLQIKYYPVSVSLKDFISLCTFLSGSSQLEQIVIDDADCGFIGFGQHEVDLSKHHKLQCLKYGTHFTVICVNTSNLEIFKCSLESTKCVKVFDNLSTAYNLTELDLTCGYHFDFDNILSWHTVTDILITLLPLLNQLRKLTLSKFTFTDNIMKRPSEMKNMKFIELCRVTMSLTTWRRFVDSLPIIPIPVKVRASLRSITRDGEEYKPGRGEGEEEAAACKYVREQEKLFIVEREENDSISFSTRK, encoded by the coding sequence AGTTACAGAAAAGTTTGATAGAGTTTTACAGAGAAGATATACTACGCATGTCTGCACTTCCACAACAACAAGAGGGTAATCTATGTGACTTTAAAGACGTGTATGTTAGACCACGAATGGTGATTGAATCAAAGGGTAACGAGGCTGATGTTCTATCAATGTCTGATATTTTTACAAAagacaacaaaacaataaaatcaatttacGTTCTTGGTGAAGCGGGCTCCGGTAAAAGTAGTTTCTGTAAAAGTTTGATTAATTACTGGTGTTTGGCACATTCTGAAGAAGAACAAAGTATTGAAGATGAGTTTAGTGGTGTCAGGGAaatgaagaaatttaattttttgtttcacCTTCCTCTCCGTCATTATACAGAGAAAACGAGGATTAAAGAAATGTTGGAGGAAAAGTACGAGCACCCTGCTCTTACGAAGCTTCTTGAAATCGAGTCTCGAACTTGTCTCTTCATTCTTGATGGTCTTGATGAATGGGCTTCTACACCATCAAAGCGTCCTCCTGAACGCGATGCATTGAAGCAATATACCGTCCTAATTACGTCACGACCCTGGAAAATTGCAACATTAGGAATAAGCGATAATGAGATACGGCAAAAGATTATCATTAAAGGGTTTGATGATAAAGCATCTTTAAAGAATATGATTGGAAAGACGGTTCCGATATTAAACAAAACGTTTGAGAAAGACAAAGTTTCTAGTGATTGTGAAATGGCGCTTGAAAACCAGTCtgtggaaaatttaaaacatacagcGATTATGCTGCAACAGTTGATATGCTTGTGGTTTGATGACAAACTTCGTAGTGAAACCTCCAGATGTGCCTTATACTCTGAAATGCTTGACCTGTTCTTTGACTGGCATGAGAAGAAATACCCCGACGATCCCCTTTTCACAGAAATGATGAAGAAATCAGAAGACCTGAAAAATGTAGAACTTCCTCGGTATTTGAGAGATACTGAAGTCTGTAAATCATATAGTTATATCATTCAAGACGTATCGCAGCTTGCGTATGAAACACTGTTCAATAACACGAAAGAAACGTCTTTGTCATTTGATAGTTCTACATTTGAAcgactgaaaatatcaaaagaagTAAAATCCTGTTGTCTGAAATTGGGAATCTTGTCTGAAGATAAATGTATAAGTTTCTCTGCAAGTAAAAGTAGAAGGTCGGCCATTGCATTTGTTCACAAGTCACTTCAAGAATATTTGGCTGCTGTATATATTGCTATCCGTTGTGAAAAACATACCGCGCCGTCGGCAGATTCAGGAAACGCAGATTTATCTGATCATTGTGCACAACGTATTAAAGACATTTTCAGTAAGTGCACGACTTTGGATGAAGTATTAGAACAAGCAAATGTATTCATTATGCTATGCGGTCTAGAGCCTAGAATTGCTAcattcatttcaaagtatatatacgaTATCGTTACGGTAGACAAACGCGTTCAAGAGTACAGAAGAGAAATATATGTTGACTTTGGACATATTCATCTTATAACAAATATCCAGAAATGTATTATTAACTGTATAGAAGAAGTACAAGCATGTCAAACTCGTATACAGTCTAACTTTTATTTAGGTGACATTATTGTCGGTAATAGACACTACATTCAGACAGATTATCatcttttatgtacaaatgttatTTCCCCTGACAGTGTCATTTCGTGTAACTTTTATACAGGTGCATTTGACTTCATGAATATAATGAgagtattgaaatactttacgAAATATCAGCGACTTAAAGCAATTAATATCGGTGATTTCCACGCGAAGATTAATGGTAAAGATACTAAGTCTATCTGTGATGTAATTGAAGGtaatacttcaacattgaaaacacTCTGTGTAGGCCTTTTAAAAGAAGCTGAAGGGAAACGTATATTTAGAACAATTGTCCGTCGTCTGCCTGAGATGAGTCGTCTTGTCACATTACAGATAAAATATTACCCTGTGTCTGTGTCACTTAAAGACTTTATCTCACTATGCACTTTCCTATCAGGTAGCAGTCAACTTGAACAGATAGTGATTGATGATGCAGACTGTGGGTTCATTGGATTTGGCCAGCATGAAGTAGATTTATCCAAGCATCATAAACTACAGTGCCTGAAGTACGGTACACATTTCACTGTGATTTGTGTAAACACAtcaaatctagaaatatttaaatgttcattgGAGAGCACAAAGTGTGTGAAAGTATTTGATAATCTTAGTACAGCTTACAATTTAACAGAACTTGACTTGACGTGTGGGTATCATTTTGATTTTGACAATATTCTTTCATGGCATACTGTAACAGACATATTGATCACATTGTTACCATTATTGAACCAGCTCCGTAAACTTACTTTAAGTAAGtttacatttactgacaatataaTGAAACGTCCCTCTGAGATGAAGAATATGAAGTTCATTGAGCTTTGTAGAGTCACAATGAGCTTGACAACATGGCGGCGGTTTGTTGATAGTCTTCCTATCATACCGATACCTGTTAAGGTGAGAGCAAGCTTGAGGTCTATAACACGAGATGGAGAGGAATATAAGCCTGGTAGAGGAGAAGGAGAAGAGGAAGCAGCTGCATGTAAGTATGTTAGAGAACAGGAGAAGTTGTTCATTGTGGAACGAGAAGAAAAtgattcaatttctttttcaacaaGGAAGTAA